A window of Rhinatrema bivittatum chromosome 2, aRhiBiv1.1, whole genome shotgun sequence contains these coding sequences:
- the LOC115083506 gene encoding gastrula zinc finger protein XlCGF26.1-like, translated as MKENYETLLSLAEDEVRQEGKKKENREEHPKELEQIPRRSGNGCENVSQGTEKRKVRKSIQESEKKLRDPAEDSQDEVTECERSDRELTDIPEHPRAERPFQSNNSDHITSDPHQRHLRAEKPFQNNNSDQMTSGLQQREGKGKNPLVFQTCGKKSGRKSLLILNQQLHTRERLFKCTECSKTFTWKTALQSHLKIHTGERPFSCTECSKSFIQKAALINHQNIHTGKIFKCTKCSKTFKWKANLRTHQKRHNDKRQFKCAECGKTFKWKTSLHKHQKIHTGENVKVLLHSVHFSCSECSKSFNQKAYLINHQKIHTGERAFKCTECSKSFIQKNNLINHQRIHTGERPFSCTECSKSFNTRTGLTDHQNIHTGKRVFKCNECSKTFKWKAALHKHQKIHTGERAFSCSECSKSFTQKTHLISHQKIHTGERAFSCTECSKTFTWKASLITHQKIHTGERPFKCPDCSKTFTWKASLKTHQKIHTGERPFSCTECSKSFTQWSSLMSHQKIHTGERSFKCPDCSKTFTWKASLRTHQKIHTGERPFSCSECSKSFTQKAHLINHQKIHTEETPYACMLCIKTFNKKSSLTNHQKIHTKGLGVRA; from the exons atgaaggagaattatgagaccctgctCTCCCTGG CAGAGGATGAAGTCAgacaggaagggaagaagaaggagaatcgagaagaacatCCTAAAGAACTGGAACAGATCCCAAGACGATCGGGAAATGGCTGTGAGAATGTTTCCCAGGGGACTGAGAAGAGAAAAGTTAGGAAAAGTATTCAGGAATCAGAGAAGAAGCTGAGAGACCCTGCAGAAGACTCCCAGGATGAAGTCACCGAGTGTGAGAGAAGTGACAGGGAGCTCACAGACATCCCTGAGCACCCgagagcagagagacccttccagagtaataacagtgatcacATTACTTCTGACCCCCACCAGAGACACCTGAGAGCAGAGAAACCCTTCCAAAataataacagtgatcaaatgactTCTGGGCTCCAacagagagaggggaaagggaagaatcCCTTAGTGTTTCAAACCTGTGGGAAAAAGTCAGGAAGAAAATCACTTTTAATATTGAATCAGCAACTCCACACTAGGGAGAGATTATTTAAATGCACTGAGTGTAGTAAAACATTCACATGGAAGACAGCCCTCCAAAGCCACctgaaaatccacacaggggagagaccattttcatgtactgagTGTAGTAAAAGCTTTATTCAGAAGGCAGCCCTCATAAATCACCAGAATATTCACACTGGGAAGATATTTAAATGCACCAAGTGCAGTAAAACCTTCAAGTGGAAGGCAAACCTCAGAACCCATCAGAAAAGGCACAAtgacaagagacaatttaaatgTGCTGAATGTGGTAAAACCTTCAAGTGGAAGACATCCCTTCACAAGCACCaaaaaatccacacaggggaAAATGTGAAAGTTTTACTACACTCAGTGCATTTTTCATGCAGTGAGTGTAGTAAAAGCTTTAATCAGAAGGCATACCTCATaaaccaccagaaaatccacactggggAGAGAGCATTTAAATGCACTGAGTGTAGTAAAAGCTTTATCCAGAAGAATAACCTCATAaaccatcagagaatccatacaggTGAGAGACCGttttcatgtactgaatgtagtaAAAGCTTCAACACAAGAACAGGCCTCACCGATCACCAAAACATTCATACAGGGAAGAGAGTATTTAAATGCAATGAGTGTAGTAAAACCTTCAAGTGGAAGGCAGCCCTCCATaagcaccagaaaatccacacaggggagagagCTTTTTCATGCAGTGAGTGTAGTAAAAGCTTTACTCAGAAGACACACCTCATAagccaccagaaaatccacactggggAAAGAGCATTTAGTTGCACTGAGTGTAGTAAAACCTTCACGTGGAAGGCAAGCCTTATAAcccatcagaaaatccacacaggggagagacCTTTTAAATGTCCTGACTGTAGTAAAACCTTCACGTGGAAGGCAAGCCTCAAAAcccatcagaaaatccacacaggggagagacCTTTTTCATGTACTGAGTGTAGTAAAAGTTTTACTCAATGGAGCAGCCTCATGTCTCACCAAAAAATCCACACTGGGGAGAGATCATTTAAATGTCCTGACTGTAGTAAAACCTTCACGTGGAAGGCAAGCCTCAGAAcccatcagaaaatccacacaggggagagacCTTTTTCATGCAGTGAGTGTAGTAAAAGCTTTACTCAGAAGGCACACCTCATaaaccaccagaaaatccacacagagGAGACACcgtatgcatgtatgttgtgtATTAAAACATTTAATAAGAAGTCAAGCCTTACAaatcaccagaaaatccacacgaAGGGTCTAGGGGTGAGAGCATAA